CTTAGCATCCACCCACTGTGGCAAAACATCCTCTGGATAAGTGCTGACAGGCATATATAATGAAGAGTTGTTCAATAGTGCTACCAGTGACTTAATTCTAGAAATCTGTCTAACTAAAGGTAACGATTTGGTAGCACCATCATCCGTAAGAGACCAGACAAAAATAGGAGCTTTAGGAAGATACTGATCCTTCACAATAGTTAGAAATTTATTGGTGAATCCAGCCCAAGAAGTATCCAACTCGGTAATAGTATTAAGACCGTTTATAGTGTCGCAATTCTCCAATATCCTACGGAAATTATCCTCTACGGCATCTATTCCAGCACTATgatcctcatcaaattcatcacAGCCCACGTCGTATCGATCAAATCGGATTTCAGGATGAGATCGAAGATGCCCTTGCTGAGTATCAAACGAATACTCCCATCTATCAAGCCTCATTAAGGACTCGGGTCGATAGATGACCTTAGAGAAATCCGACCAATATTTCATTCTGGAATGGTCAGCCAGATCTCCTGTTGCTTTTCCTCCATCTAGAGCTTTCTGGTACCCATTCTTAcccaatttttcatcatctgtaGTAAGCGTAGTGTCCGagtcaaacttttcactaaGAGACTTCATGTCTATCTTAGGTTCGAAATATTCGTACTTACTAAGGGCACCGAATCCATTGTAAAAATCCCAAAGTAATGCTCGTGGATAGTAATTGAAGGTTCTTCGGTCGTTGCCTCTTTTGCGCAATAAATGGATACCGTTGTCAATCTTACCACTCAGAGAGCCATCGTATAGAAgagattcttgaagattgtaGAAATGAGTGAGAACGTTGTTTGATTTTTGGGAGAATGATAAAGAGATAACCTCATGCATGCCTCAGTAGTGATAGTATTTATGCCTTTTTGGTCCTCTGAGGTTTATAACTCCAACTGGTCTAACGGCTCCAACGGCTCCAACGGCTCCTATGATTCGGTTCAGTCACTAACTATTCCCAAAGAGGAAACTAAGGAATCTAAAGTGAAAAACTTCaatagtgaaaaattttataGCTAACAAAAGATACGACCTATTTATTgaacagaaagaggaagaaaccCAACATTAGAAGATGGTCAACTCTCTAGAAGTAAGTAAGAAGGAATATACATTGACTGAATATATTACTAACATAATTTGAAGGAACGATTGAAAGCACATGCTAATGCATTTGATGGATTACTGTCTTTAATACCTGCCAAGTACTactatgatgatgatacctCTAATCAATGgaaacagaaaagaaagagtaaaGAGGAGAGGAAACAAaacaagaggaagaaactAGACCCCAATCAGAGTAACGAGGTTACAGCCGAAGAGGTTTTAAGGAATCGGGAGAAAGAAGCCGTTCCTGTGACGATACCTGGCACTAAGGTGGTGAggaaggaggaaaagaaggacaCCAAGATGGACAAGAAGGACATTAAGATGGACAAGAAGGACATTAAGATGGACAAGAAGGACATTAAGATGGACAAGAAGGACATTAAGATGGACAAGAAGGACATTAAGATGGACACCAAGATAGACAAGAAGGACTCCAAGAAAGACTCCAAGAAAGAACTTAATGAAGAACCGAAGAAAGAACCGAAGAAAGAACttagtgaagaagaaaagaaagagaaagagaagcatcTTGCAGAATTAAGATCGAAACTTTCAGCCAAGATCAGCAGTATGAGAGCTAGAAGAAAGGCACCAGGTACAAATGTTCCTGGTGCTGCTACATCTAGACAACAAATTTTAGACgaacgaagaagaaagtggcAATTAAAGAACATGAaaaaggaggaggagaagaaaactGGTAAAGAAGGAGTGCCTGAGGTCATAGAggccgaagaagaagatggagatgaagatagtagtagtgacgaagaagcagaaagtTCTGCAAGTTCTGTATTTTACGGAAACATTGAATTTGGTGATGGAGAAAAGGTGCGAACGGATTTAAGTGGAACTAGAAGAACtaaagtgaagaaaggaaCAGCACATAAAGATCTCAAAGGTAACTTGAATAAGATctggagagaaaaagagaaaatgaaCAATGTTGGagcagaaaaaagagaagcacttgaaaagaagaagcaatgGAGTCATGCTATGGCAAGTGTTGAAGGAATTAAGATCAAAGATGACGAACAATTGCTAAAGAAAGCACTTAAAAGGAAGGAAGCTGTTAAGAGAAAAACCAAG
The sequence above is a segment of the Brettanomyces nanus chromosome 4, complete sequence genome. Coding sequences within it:
- a CDS encoding uncharacterized protein (BUSCO:EOG0934419R~EggNog:ENOG41): MHEVISLSFSQKSNNVLTHFYNLQESLLYDGSLSGKIDNGIHLLRKRGNDRRTFNYYPRALLWDFYNGFGALSKYEYFEPKIDMKSLSEKFDSDTTLTTDDEKLGKNGYQKALDGGKATGDLADHSRMKYWSDFSKVIYRPESLMRLDRWEYSFDTQQGHLRSHPEIRFDRYDVGCDEFDEDHSAGIDAVEDNFRRILENCDTINGLNTITELDTSWAGFTNKFLTIVKDQYLPKAPIFVWSLTDDGATKSLPLVRQISRIKSLVALLNNSSLYMPVSTYPEDVLPQWVDAKSNWQISSYQVVPMELVNQLILPLESSRRVSLNEFAAGLTGDSTERNIVSDINLPKGCISCKNTFRSAKPRNTHVFGKSTIGDCKVDDTESLKEYGTSERCIRRYRQNIPFDNTLDSFPKQFREATDSFEWCSLEITDKPKDSLDEMLRIVSRYCRDDEREDLKDSLSNLKEQYEWGFEDDEEYD